In the genome of Chelmon rostratus isolate fCheRos1 chromosome 24, fCheRos1.pri, whole genome shotgun sequence, one region contains:
- the LOC121627629 gene encoding inhibin beta B chain-like has translation MSSCLLRLALFVACVLSIRCTAAPGTEAEAHTASRNTCASCGVAQPEDPESGRLNVDFLEAVKRHILSRLQMRERPNITHPVSKAAMVTALRKLHAGKLREDGRVEIPNLDGHPMSNEVLEESSEIISFAEKDDVVTSKSSLFFLISNEGNHNLHVTQATLWLYFKLLPSPLEARPRRKVTVKVYYQEPGLSSKWNLVEKRVELRRSGWHTFMLTDAVRLVFEKGDRRQNLDVRCEGCEAEGVVPVLLNQNDESHRPFLVVQARQAENKHRIRKRGLECDGSSSLCCRQQFYIDFRLIGWNDWIIAPSGYFGNYCEGNCPAYMAGVPGSASSFHTAVVNQYRMRGMSPGSMNSCCIPTKLSTMSMLYFDDEYNIVKRDVPNMIVEECGCA, from the exons ATGAGTAGCTGTCTTCTCCGACTTGCACTCTTCGTGGCTTGCGTCCTGTCCATCCGCTGCACCGCTGCGCCCGGGACGGAGGCGGAGGCGCACACGGCGTCCCGGAATACCTGCGCGTCCTGCGGCGTCGCTCAGCCGGAGGACCCCGAGTCGGGCCGGCTGAACGTGGACTTCCTGGAGGCGGTGAAAAGGCACATCCTGAGCAGGCTGCAGATGCGGGAGAGGCCCAACATCACGCACCCGGTGTCGAAGGCGGCCATGGTGACGGCGCTGCGGAAGCTCCACGCCGGGAAGCTGCGGGAGGACGGGAGGGTGGAGATCCCCAACCTGGACGGACACCCGATGAGCAACgaggtgctggaggagagcTCGGAGATCATCAGCTTTGCGGAGAAAG ATGACGTGGTGACATCCAAGTCCAGCCTGTTCTTCCTGATCTCCAACGAGGGGAACCACAACCTGCATGTGACACAGGCGACCCTCTGGCTCTACTTCAAGCTGCTGCCGTCTCCTTTGGAGGCGCGTCCGAGGCGGAAGGTTACCGTGAAGGTGTACTACCAGGAGCCTGGCCTCAGCAGCAAGTGGAATCTGGTGGAGAAACGGGTGGAGCTGAGGCGCAGTGGCTGGCATACCTTCATGCTGACCGACGCCGTCCGGTTGGTGTTTGAGAAGGGCGACCGGCGCCAGAACCTGGACGTGCGCTGCGAGGGCTGCGAGGCGGAGGGCGTCGTGCCAGTCCTGCTAAACCAAAACGATGAGTCCCACCGGCCCTTCCTGGTGGTGCAGGCGCGGCAGGCTGAGAACAAACACCGGATCCGCAAGAGGGGGCTGGAGTGcgacggcagcagcagcctgtgctGCCGCCAGCAGTTCTACATAGACTTCCGGCTCATCGGCTGGAACGACTGGATCATCGCCCCGTCGGGCTACTTTGGGAACTACTGTGAGGGGAACTGTCCGGCCTACATGGCGGGAGTCCCCGGTTCGGCCTCGTCTTTCCACACAGCGGTGGTGAACCAGTACCGCATGCGGGGGATGAGCCCGGGCTCCATGAACTCCTGCTGCATCCCCACCAAGCTCAGCACCATGTCCATGCTCTACTTTGACGACGAGTACAACATCGTCAAGCGGGATGTTCCCAACATGATCGTGGAGGAGTGTGGCTGTGCTTGA
- the LOC121627643 gene encoding ras-related protein ralB-B-like, with protein sequence MASGKNKNQTSLALHKVIMVGSGGVGKSALTLQFMYDEFVEDYEPTKADSYRKKVVLDGEDVQIDILDTAGQEDYAAIRDNYFRSGEGFLLVFSITEHESFTATSEFREQILRVKEEEAIPLLLVGNKSDLEERRQVSADEAAAKAGEWGVQYVETSAKTRANVDKVFFDLMREVRKKKMAESKDKNGPSGKKKKKHCCVL encoded by the exons ATGGCCTCCGGCAAGAACAAGAACCAGACGTCTCTGGCCCTCCACAAGGTGATCATGGTGGGCAGCGGTGGAGTGGGGAAGTCCGCCCTCACCCTGCAGTTCATGTACGACGAG TTCGTGGAGGACTACGAGCCCACCAAGGCCGACAGCTACAGGAAGAAGGTGGTCCTGGACGGCGAGGACGTTCAGATCGACATCCTGGACACGGCGGGTCAGGAGGACTACGCCGCCATCAGAGACAACTACTTCCGCAGCGGGGAGGGCTTCCTGCTGGTCTTCTCCATCACAGAGCACGAGTCCTTCACGGCCACGTCTGAGTTCAG GGAGCAGATCCTGcgggtgaaggaggaggaggcgatcCCTCTGCTCCTGGTGGGGAACAAGTCAGACCTGGAGGAGCGGCGGCAGGTTTCTGCCGACGAGGCGGCGGCGAAGGCGGGCGAGTGGGGGGTCCAGTACGTGGAGACCTCGGCCAAGACGAGGGCCAACGTCGACaag GTGTTCTTCGACCTCATGCGCGAGGTCCGCAAGAAGAAAATGGCggagagcaaagacaaaaacGGGCCGAGCggtaagaagaagaagaagcactgCTGCGTGCTTTAA